AAGCATCAGCGCGGTGCCCATGCCAGCCAGCACCAGGTTCGATGCCGCGGAGAGCCAGCCGAGCGGCTGCAGCACGGTCGAGTACGATGCGAGTAGTAGTCCCATCACCGCCGTCGCCTTCGAATCGCGCTTCAGGGAGACCGCTACGATTCCTCCCGCGGCGAACAGAAGCATCATACCCGCTACCACCGGTGACTCCACCACTTGCAAGCGCGGCACATGGTGGGACGCGAAGGTGCACCAGTAGAAGAATGCCATCCCGCCCGCGATCAGCACTTCACCGAAGCGCCGGAGGTTCTCTCTCCCTGCCAGATAGAAGCCGCCGCCGGAAAGCATTAGCGATCCGAGATACAGTGCCGCGAGGCGAATGCCCGGCGAGAGATCGCGGATCCAGTTCTTGTAAGCGAAATTCCCCAGCAGCACGAGGCCGGTCACCAGCAGGCCGATGCCCAGCCGCACCAGCCATACGCGGCCGAACTGGAGTTCGAAGGAAGTATCCCTCGCGACCGGGAAGGGCGGGGGGGTGGTCACCGGTGGAGACGCCACCGGAGGATCCATCACCGCGGGTGTCACGCTTGGTTCGGCAATCGGCTCCGGAACGAACACCGGAGCTTCCTCTTCCGCCACCTCTGCCAGAACTGTCGCTGCTTCGGGGATTGTCTGCTCTCCTTCCGCCGGAGCTGCGGCGGCATGCAGCTCGCTTTCCAGATCCTGCAGCCTGAGCCACAGCGAGCGCACCTGCGTCTGGTGGTGCCGTTCTGCGGTGGCGAGTTCTTCGCGTAGCGCTTCGATCCGGGCTTGGAGGGCGGCCGCCTTCAAAGGGTTCACACCCTTCTAGCTAGCATCCGGATACGCCGCCGCGGCATCGATAAAACGAATGGTAACATCGGGAGGATCGATGATGCCCCCAGCGCCTTATTTCTTCTTCTTCGGAAGATTGCTGATCCAGCGCTCCACGTCACCGATCACCTGATCCTTCTTGGTGTCGTACATCAGAAGGTGGTAGGCGTCGGGATAGAGCTTCAGCGTGCGATCCTTCTTGTCCGGGATGTTGGTGAAGAAGTTCTGCACGTCCTCGGTCTTGCTGAAGAAGTCCTTGTCACCGTGAAGCACCAAGGTCGGAACACTGAAGGTCTTCGCGCAGTCCGGCATGCCATCGATCAGATCACCCAGCGTCACTAGCAGGCGGAGCGTGTGCTTGTCGATGTGCCAGGAGTTCGTTTCCGACTGCTCGGAGTGCAGGGTGTCGTGCGTCATCTGCACTTCCTGCCCGCCCGCGAGCGCTTCCAGGGAAAGCCGCGCCATCGGGGTCACTTGGGAAGCCTGGCGAACCAAGTCCTTCTTCCACTTCGGGAAATCGTCGCGGAACTTCACCACTGGCGAGGAGATCACCAGCGCATCGCAGGGTGCCTTACCGCCGGCTTCCACCTTCTGGCGGAAATTGTGGGAAGCGATCAGCGCCCCCATGCTCTCGCCGAACCACACGATCTTCGCGCCCGGATGCTTCTCGCGCACCATCGTCGTGAATTGGTCGAGGTCGTGATACCACTTCTGCGGGTCATCGATATCGCCGCGGCGCTCCTTCAGCGGGTCCTTGCCTTGGCCGCGTACCTCGTAGGCATAGACAGCGGTCTTCGGCTGCTCCCGGACCATCCGGCGGCCCAGATTCTCGTAGTCGATCGCCGCGCCACAGAAGCCGTGGATGCCGATCACCACCACGTTCGGCTGGCTACCTTCCTTGACCCACTTCCGGTAGCCGAAGGTTTCCCGTCGCAGGGATTCCTCCGGATGATCGGTGACCAAGGTGTAATCCGTCGCACACTGGGACAGCGCGAGCGCAGCGAACAAGGCTCCACCGGCCTTGGCTGCGAGGCGCAGCAGGCCACTTCCGGTGCCAGCGGAACTAATCTTCATCCGTTGAAAGTGTCACACCTCTTACGGACGGCGGCAATGCTGCTTTCCACGAATGTGCAGAATGCGCGGCATGACAGGAAAGTGCTGGGAATCAGGCTTCGGCAGGGACTTTGGCATTCATCCCGGCCCGTACGGCGGGCAGGATCTCATCCAGGTTTTCGGCCACCACGAAGTCTCCCGGACGGCACAGGCCGTTCAGCAATTCGATCAGTGGTGCCCAGAAGCGGACCCCTTGGGGATTCAGGCGGTTGAAGAGCACCACCGGCTTGCCAGCCATGAGCGGGTTCTTCTGGTGCTTGAAGATCATCAGGGCCAGCAGCTCCTGCACTGTTCCGGCGCCGCCGGGGAAGATCACGAAGGCATCGGAATTCTCGATCATCACCTCCATACGGGTGTAGATGTCCGGCCTCAGCCAGAAGCTGGAGAGCCCGTCCGGCAGTCCTTCCAGCTCGATGATGTGGGGCACGTTCGAGCCCGCGGTCCAGCCGCCGGCACCTACGGATCCCTCCACCACGGCACCCATGATCCCGGAGCGTCCCGCACCGGACACGCAGCCGATGTTGTTTTCCGCCAGCTGGCGGCCCAGTGACCTGCCATCGGCGAGGTACGAAGACTCTTCCAAGGTGGCGGAGCAGAAGACGCACACGTTGCCGATGTAGTCGTCCGGCACCGGCTCCTCGAAGGACGTGCTCTTGCTCTCACCGATCTTTTCGCGTCCGGCGTCGGGCAGTCCCTTCAGGCGCACCATTTCCAAGGTTTCCAGCACCGTCTCCGGGCCATCCGCGGTCAGCAGGAAATCTCGATGGTCCTGCTTGATGGTTCCCATCTTGTTCAGATGGTCCAGCACGGCAAAGAAGGGGTCCCACGACAGATCCGAATTCAGGATCACCGTCGGCTTGCCCGCCAGATTGCGGTCGATGGTCTGGTAGCCGACGAAGATGGAGATCGCCTTGAACATGTCCTCCAGCGTGGCGCCGGGGGTGAAGACGAAGGCTTCGGACTCGATGATCTTCTTTTCAATGTTCGACAGCGTGATGCGCTGGTCGCCATTGGAATTGTAGATGTCCCATCCGGCGTTGAAAAGCAGGTAGAGCAGCTTCGCTCTCACCGCCCGTCCCGGGTCGTCGGTCCCGTGGACGGTTCCAGAAAGTCTTACTTTGGGCATGGGATTCGCTTTAGGGCAGGGTGATTCTCAGCAGTCATCGTGCCGGGGGGAGATCCGGTAGGGCGGACTGACACTTCTTTTATCGCACATGGACCCGTTTCTTCAAGCCGCCATCACGGAGGCAGCCGCCGGGCTGTCGGAGGGGGGAATCCCGATCGGAAGTGTCCTCGTCCGTCAGGGCATCATCCTCGGGCGCGGCCACAACCGCCGCATGCAACAGGGAAATCCCATCCTGCACGGTGAAATGGACGCCTTGCAGAATGCCGGGCGCCTTCCTGCGCATATTTACCAGGAGTGCACCCTCTACACCACGCTTTCGCCCTGTCCGATGTGCACCGGTGCTATCCTCCTCTACGGGATTCCGAAGGTGGTAATTGGCGAGAACCTCACCTTCATGGGCGAGGAAGCGCTTCTGAAGAGCCGCGGCGTCGAAATCGAGGTCGTTCAGAGCGAAAAGTGCGTGGATTTGATGCGTCGTTTCATCGCCGCGAATCCCGGAGTCTGGAACGAGGACATCGGTGAACCTTGAGCGAGACGAGGGTCTCTGCTGTTAGCGAAATATGATCTGAGACTTGGAATTTCCCTTCCATCGTGCCGATGGTGAAGGGCTATGAAAATCTCGGGGGATCTTTTCAGAGACACCGGTCTGATCGACTGGCTTGAGCAGGAAAAATGGCCCGGCACGCTTGCCGTGAGCGCCACCTGCGGATGCGATGTGACCCGGCTCGCCGGGGACATCCGCGATTACCTGGATGAGAGGGAAGAAAGCGGCTGCGGCCTCTTCGTCGTCTTCGATCGCGAGGACATCCGCCGCATCGCTGGCGACCCTTCCTTGAGGCAACGCATTCTTTCCGCGGTCAAGGACCCGGCCGCGATGGCTGATGTCGGCTGCGACTACGAACGCATGATCCGCAGCGTTGCTTCCTTGGGTGGTGCCATCCTTGCCGGGCAGT
This portion of the Luteolibacter luteus genome encodes:
- a CDS encoding alpha/beta fold hydrolase, which translates into the protein MKISSAGTGSGLLRLAAKAGGALFAALALSQCATDYTLVTDHPEESLRRETFGYRKWVKEGSQPNVVVIGIHGFCGAAIDYENLGRRMVREQPKTAVYAYEVRGQGKDPLKERRGDIDDPQKWYHDLDQFTTMVREKHPGAKIVWFGESMGALIASHNFRQKVEAGGKAPCDALVISSPVVKFRDDFPKWKKDLVRQASQVTPMARLSLEALAGGQEVQMTHDTLHSEQSETNSWHIDKHTLRLLVTLGDLIDGMPDCAKTFSVPTLVLHGDKDFFSKTEDVQNFFTNIPDKKDRTLKLYPDAYHLLMYDTKKDQVIGDVERWISNLPKKKK
- a CDS encoding LOG family protein — protein: MPKVRLSGTVHGTDDPGRAVRAKLLYLLFNAGWDIYNSNGDQRITLSNIEKKIIESEAFVFTPGATLEDMFKAISIFVGYQTIDRNLAGKPTVILNSDLSWDPFFAVLDHLNKMGTIKQDHRDFLLTADGPETVLETLEMVRLKGLPDAGREKIGESKSTSFEEPVPDDYIGNVCVFCSATLEESSYLADGRSLGRQLAENNIGCVSGAGRSGIMGAVVEGSVGAGGWTAGSNVPHIIELEGLPDGLSSFWLRPDIYTRMEVMIENSDAFVIFPGGAGTVQELLALMIFKHQKNPLMAGKPVVLFNRLNPQGVRFWAPLIELLNGLCRPGDFVVAENLDEILPAVRAGMNAKVPAEA
- a CDS encoding nucleoside deaminase: MDPFLQAAITEAAAGLSEGGIPIGSVLVRQGIILGRGHNRRMQQGNPILHGEMDALQNAGRLPAHIYQECTLYTTLSPCPMCTGAILLYGIPKVVIGENLTFMGEEALLKSRGVEIEVVQSEKCVDLMRRFIAANPGVWNEDIGEP